A genome region from Streptomyces sp. NBC_01296 includes the following:
- a CDS encoding ArsR/SmtB family transcription factor — protein MAGAGGTAETAQGAQGRVFAALASPIRREVLRLLREQGPQPVAELAAHFHMARPSFSEQLRVLRESGLVAETKAGRRRIYRLQAEPLLEVQEWLHPYERFWRGKLTALAGLLDEIPDEPSPPGPPARYGRRTRTAPHADGDENTP, from the coding sequence GACGGCACAAGGGGCGCAGGGCCGGGTGTTCGCGGCCCTCGCCAGTCCGATACGACGCGAGGTCCTCAGACTGCTGCGCGAACAGGGCCCGCAGCCCGTCGCCGAGCTGGCCGCGCACTTCCACATGGCGCGCCCGAGCTTCTCCGAGCAGCTGCGGGTGCTCCGCGAGAGCGGCCTGGTCGCCGAGACGAAGGCGGGCCGCCGGCGGATCTACCGCCTCCAGGCGGAGCCGCTGCTGGAGGTCCAGGAGTGGCTGCACCCCTACGAGCGGTTCTGGCGCGGGAAGCTCACCGCCCTGGCCGGTCTCCTGGACGAGATACCGGACGAGCCGTCCCCACCCGGCCCCCCCGCCCGGTACGGCCGTCGCACCCGCACCGCCCCCCACGCCGACGGAGACGAGAACACACCATGA
- a CDS encoding SRPBCC family protein, which yields MTGREDLTAVHVDQFLPHPPAKVWRALTEPELLARWFIPGDFRLEVGHRYTMQAIAMPATGFSGTIAAEVLAFEPGRMIRIGWQDADPGQGIDVKS from the coding sequence ATGACCGGACGCGAGGACCTGACCGCGGTCCACGTCGATCAGTTCCTGCCGCACCCGCCCGCGAAGGTGTGGCGGGCCCTGACGGAACCGGAGCTGCTCGCCCGCTGGTTCATACCGGGTGACTTCCGCTTGGAGGTCGGCCACCGCTACACCATGCAGGCCATCGCGATGCCGGCCACCGGCTTCTCCGGAACCATCGCCGCCGAGGTGCTGGCCTTCGAGCCGGGCCGGATGATCCGTATCGGCTGGCAGGACGCCGACCCCGGCCAGGGCATCGACGTGAAGTCTTGA
- a CDS encoding sensor histidine kinase gives MLLSIALVALGLTVSDTVVLGSVRARLVGRVDQQLERFGDSVAYRVRAEGTPQPHLGRTGGGRPWLPSQYVVAFAGADGTVSDQFRQPVAAGDPGPLWPAMGGAQLRARLGRPFEVPSDHGDGTWRVRIVPVGSADPELPAGVVVAAPLDDVSSTLDHLATAFELIGVVVSLLLAVAGWFAVRAGLRPLRRIEETAAEISAGRPLSHRMPDASPRTETGRLTSALNGMLAQIESAFAVRAASEEQMRRFVADASHELRTPLAGIRGFAELYRMGAFVEEADVKRTMARIESEAVRLSGLVEDLLTLVRMDEQRPLELAPMDLRTLAVDALHDTRALDPAREVVLTGPGGVGLPGPAPVNGDEARLRQVVANLVGNAVTHTPAGSPVRIGVGSAGGHEVIEVADSGPGLTPEQAARVFERFYRVDASRSRQAGGGAGLGLAIASALVQAHGGGLELETSPGGGTVFRVRLESAGH, from the coding sequence GTGCTCCTGTCGATCGCCCTCGTCGCGCTCGGACTGACGGTCAGTGACACCGTCGTGCTCGGCTCGGTGCGCGCCCGGCTGGTGGGGCGGGTGGACCAGCAGCTGGAGCGGTTCGGGGACTCGGTCGCGTACCGCGTCCGGGCCGAGGGCACCCCGCAGCCGCACCTGGGCCGGACGGGCGGCGGGCGGCCCTGGCTGCCGAGCCAGTACGTGGTGGCGTTCGCCGGCGCCGACGGCACCGTCTCCGACCAGTTCCGGCAGCCCGTCGCGGCCGGGGATCCGGGACCGCTGTGGCCGGCGATGGGCGGGGCGCAGCTGCGGGCCCGGCTCGGGAGGCCGTTCGAGGTGCCGAGCGACCATGGTGACGGCACCTGGCGGGTGCGGATCGTGCCGGTGGGCAGCGCCGACCCGGAGCTGCCCGCGGGAGTGGTGGTCGCGGCCCCGCTCGACGACGTGTCCTCCACGCTCGACCACCTGGCCACCGCCTTCGAGCTCATCGGCGTCGTGGTGTCGCTGCTGCTCGCCGTGGCCGGCTGGTTCGCGGTACGGGCCGGTCTGCGACCGCTGCGGCGGATCGAGGAAACCGCGGCGGAGATCTCCGCCGGGCGCCCCCTCTCGCACCGTATGCCGGACGCCTCGCCCCGTACCGAAACCGGTCGGCTGACCAGCGCGCTCAACGGAATGCTGGCGCAGATCGAGTCGGCGTTCGCGGTGCGCGCCGCATCGGAGGAGCAGATGCGGCGCTTCGTCGCCGATGCCAGTCACGAACTGCGCACGCCGCTGGCCGGCATCCGGGGGTTCGCCGAGCTGTACCGGATGGGTGCCTTCGTCGAGGAGGCGGACGTGAAACGGACCATGGCCCGCATCGAGAGCGAGGCGGTGCGCCTCAGCGGTCTGGTGGAGGACCTGCTGACCCTGGTCCGCATGGACGAGCAGCGTCCGCTGGAGCTCGCCCCGATGGACCTGCGCACGCTCGCGGTCGACGCCCTGCACGACACCCGGGCGCTGGACCCGGCGCGGGAGGTGGTCCTGACCGGTCCGGGCGGCGTCGGCCTGCCCGGCCCGGCACCGGTGAACGGCGACGAGGCTCGGCTGCGCCAGGTGGTCGCGAACCTCGTCGGCAACGCCGTCACGCATACGCCCGCGGGTTCCCCGGTTCGTATCGGGGTGGGCAGCGCAGGCGGCCACGAGGTGATCGAGGTGGCCGACTCCGGGCCGGGTCTCACGCCCGAGCAGGCGGCCCGGGTGTTCGAACGGTTCTACCGGGTGGACGCCTCGCGCAGCCGGCAGGCGGGCGGTGGGGCGGGCCTCGGCCTGGCCATCGCGTCTGCGCTCGTCCAGGCCCATGGGGGCGGGCTGGAGCTGGAGACGTCACCGGGCGGCGGAACGGTGTTCCGCGTCCGTCTGGAGTCGGCCGGACACTGA
- a CDS encoding response regulator transcription factor yields MNTATPEASLLVVDDEPNIRELLSASLRFVGFRVTSAANGADALEAVAKERPDLVVLDVMLPDISGFAVVRRLREVAGNGSGADHLPVLFLTAKDGVGDKISGLTAGGDDYVTKPFSLEELIARIRAILRRTGGPTGEGRLVAGDLELDPVGHQVLRGGRPVSLSPTEFKLLAYLMTHADRVVSKMQILEHVWAYDFGGDLSIVESYISYVRRKVDSGADGATKLIHTVRGIGYVLRRPQT; encoded by the coding sequence ATGAACACGGCCACGCCCGAGGCGAGCCTGCTCGTCGTCGACGACGAGCCGAACATCCGGGAGCTGCTGTCCGCCTCGCTGCGCTTCGTCGGCTTCCGAGTCACCTCGGCGGCGAACGGGGCGGACGCGCTGGAGGCGGTCGCCAAGGAGCGGCCCGACCTGGTGGTGCTCGACGTGATGCTGCCCGACATCAGCGGATTCGCCGTGGTGCGCCGCCTGCGCGAGGTGGCCGGCAACGGATCCGGGGCCGATCATCTGCCGGTGCTCTTCCTCACCGCGAAGGACGGTGTCGGCGACAAGATCAGCGGACTCACGGCCGGCGGCGACGACTACGTCACCAAGCCGTTCAGCCTGGAGGAGCTGATCGCCCGGATCCGCGCGATCCTGCGGCGCACGGGCGGCCCGACGGGCGAGGGCCGCCTGGTCGCGGGCGACCTCGAACTGGACCCGGTGGGCCACCAGGTGCTGCGCGGCGGCCGGCCGGTCTCGCTGTCGCCGACCGAGTTCAAGCTGCTCGCTTACCTGATGACCCACGCCGATCGGGTCGTCTCCAAGATGCAGATCCTCGAGCACGTGTGGGCGTACGACTTCGGCGGCGACCTCAGCATCGTCGAGTCGTACATCTCGTACGTGCGCCGCAAGGTGGACTCGGGGGCGGACGGCGCCACCAAGCTCATCCACACCGTGCGCGGCATCGGATACGTCCTGCGCCGCCCGCAGACCTGA
- a CDS encoding DUF5666 domain-containing protein, with the protein MARRRTELEKAQPEAGGDPFTPFAEVFTASATVEDPVAHDRAAQSPAADPEGILCEPPDTRDISAELAAPPRPRLPWLTLLLSGGVVAGLAFTGGALVEKGHLQGAPGAGSGAGGRNFAAGAEGQGRTGSGQGQGAARPGRTGTGTGTGTGTGQNGQNGPRQGFGGTTGSPAAGAGVTTGTVKLVDGTTLYVTDAQGNVVRVTTDNNTQVTEAKTGKVSDLQPGQTVTVRGSQNPSGDLAATAVAQGGAGGFGGGGRG; encoded by the coding sequence ATGGCACGACGCCGCACCGAACTGGAGAAGGCGCAGCCCGAGGCGGGTGGCGACCCGTTCACCCCGTTCGCCGAGGTGTTCACCGCATCGGCCACGGTGGAAGACCCCGTCGCCCACGACCGCGCCGCGCAAAGCCCCGCCGCGGATCCCGAAGGGATCCTCTGCGAACCCCCGGACACCCGGGACATCTCGGCGGAGCTCGCCGCTCCGCCCCGGCCGCGGCTGCCCTGGCTGACCCTGCTGCTCTCGGGCGGGGTGGTCGCCGGGCTCGCGTTCACCGGCGGCGCCCTGGTCGAGAAGGGCCACCTGCAAGGTGCACCGGGGGCCGGATCAGGGGCCGGAGGCCGGAATTTCGCCGCCGGGGCGGAGGGCCAGGGGCGTACGGGCTCCGGCCAGGGGCAGGGAGCCGCCCGGCCCGGACGCACCGGCACCGGCACCGGCACCGGCACCGGCACCGGGCAGAACGGCCAGAACGGCCCGCGGCAGGGCTTCGGGGGCACGACGGGCAGCCCGGCCGCCGGGGCCGGCGTGACCACCGGTACGGTGAAGCTCGTCGACGGCACCACCCTCTACGTCACCGACGCCCAGGGCAATGTCGTCCGCGTCACCACCGACAACAACACCCAGGTCACCGAGGCCAAGACCGGCAAGGTATCCGACCTCCAGCCGGGTCAGACCGTGACCGTACGCGGCAGCCAGAACCCCTCCGGCGATCTCGCGGCGACGGCCGTCGCCCAGGGCGGCGCGGGCGGGTTCGGAGGCGGCGGCCGGGGCTGA
- a CDS encoding ABC transporter permease, translating into MNPFQTLRFAFGGLAANKVRSALTMLGVLIGVAAVILLLAVGNGSSQAVKDSIEKLGTNALTVSSGSGFGGSRSGSANGTKPLTVEDARALADPSAAPHIESVAPEVTTSQTALYEGTSHTVGQVVGTYPAYFKASNSKVAKGDYFSSDDVLASRKVAVIGSTTAADLFGTADPVGRKMVLGGTPFTVVGVLSAKGGTGFQDPDDVVVAPLPTVQNAFTGFGSVGQILVEAKSADATTGAQGEITSVLMARHGIKDPTALDFRVASQASLLTTQASTNKTFTVLLGAVAAISLLVGGIGITNIMLVTVTERTREIGIRKAIGAPRGVILGQFLAESTLLSLIGGGLGVAAGLIGSHFTIVGIKPVVIPESVVGAFAIAVVIGLFFGGYPANRAASLRPIEALRHE; encoded by the coding sequence GTGAACCCGTTCCAGACGCTGCGCTTCGCCTTCGGCGGACTCGCGGCGAACAAGGTGCGCTCCGCGCTGACGATGCTGGGCGTGCTCATCGGTGTCGCTGCGGTGATCCTGCTGCTCGCCGTCGGCAACGGCTCCTCGCAGGCGGTGAAGGACTCCATCGAGAAGCTCGGCACCAACGCCCTGACCGTCTCCTCCGGCAGCGGATTCGGCGGCTCGCGCTCCGGCTCCGCCAACGGCACGAAGCCGCTGACCGTCGAGGACGCGCGGGCGCTCGCCGACCCCTCGGCGGCCCCGCACATCGAGTCGGTGGCGCCCGAGGTCACCACCTCGCAGACCGCGCTCTACGAGGGCACCTCACACACGGTCGGCCAGGTCGTCGGCACGTACCCGGCGTACTTCAAGGCCTCCAACAGCAAGGTGGCCAAGGGCGACTACTTCAGCAGCGACGACGTACTGGCGTCCCGGAAGGTCGCCGTCATCGGCTCGACGACCGCCGCCGACCTGTTCGGCACGGCCGACCCGGTCGGCCGGAAGATGGTGCTCGGCGGCACGCCGTTCACCGTGGTCGGGGTGCTGTCCGCCAAGGGCGGCACGGGGTTCCAGGACCCGGACGACGTGGTGGTCGCGCCGTTGCCCACCGTGCAGAACGCCTTCACCGGCTTCGGCTCGGTCGGCCAGATCCTCGTCGAGGCGAAGTCCGCGGACGCGACGACCGGGGCGCAGGGCGAGATCACCAGCGTCCTGATGGCGCGGCACGGCATCAAGGACCCGACCGCCCTCGACTTCCGGGTGGCCAGCCAGGCGTCCCTGCTGACCACGCAGGCGTCGACGAACAAGACGTTCACCGTGCTCCTGGGCGCGGTCGCCGCGATCTCCCTGCTGGTCGGCGGGATCGGGATCACCAACATCATGCTGGTCACGGTGACCGAGCGGACCCGTGAGATCGGCATCCGCAAGGCGATCGGGGCGCCCCGCGGGGTCATCCTCGGCCAGTTCCTCGCCGAGTCGACCCTGCTGTCGCTGATCGGCGGCGGGCTCGGCGTCGCGGCCGGGCTGATCGGCTCGCACTTCACCATCGTCGGCATCAAGCCGGTCGTCATACCGGAGTCGGTCGTCGGCGCCTTCGCCATCGCCGTGGTGATCGGGCTGTTCTTCGGCGGCTATCCGGCCAACCGGGCCGCGAGCCTGCGGCCCATCGAAGCACTGCGGCACGAGTGA
- a CDS encoding ABC transporter ATP-binding protein, which produces MTPPLWPRRALPQPGERTGAPVADVPRRPAPPVIEVRALLKTYGHGDAAVRALGGPRDPATGRQPGVELLVEQGDFVAVMGSSGSGKSTLMNILGCLDVPTSGRYLLDGIDVGGLDEHQLSLVRNRKIGFVFQSFNLVPRTSAVAQVELPLAYAGVKAAERRRRAEAALTLVGLADRLEHRPNELSGGQQQRVAVARALVTAPAMLLADEPTGNLDSRSTEEVLALVDRLNASGRTVVLITHEDEVARHAKRVLRLVDGQIVEDVRQAPVAGPPPAMSEPTHAVAGGLR; this is translated from the coding sequence ATGACCCCGCCGCTGTGGCCGCGCCGGGCGCTGCCCCAGCCCGGGGAGCGGACCGGGGCGCCGGTGGCCGACGTACCGCGACGGCCCGCGCCACCCGTGATCGAGGTCCGCGCCCTGCTCAAGACGTACGGGCACGGCGACGCCGCCGTACGCGCGCTCGGTGGACCCCGCGATCCCGCCACGGGCCGCCAACCCGGTGTCGAACTCCTCGTGGAACAGGGCGATTTCGTCGCCGTCATGGGGAGCTCCGGTTCGGGCAAGTCGACACTGATGAACATCCTGGGCTGCCTGGACGTGCCCACGTCGGGCCGCTATCTGCTCGACGGGATCGACGTGGGCGGCCTGGACGAGCACCAGCTCTCGCTGGTCCGCAACCGCAAGATCGGCTTCGTCTTCCAGTCCTTCAACCTGGTGCCCCGCACCAGCGCCGTCGCGCAGGTGGAACTGCCGCTCGCGTACGCCGGAGTGAAGGCCGCCGAACGGCGCCGACGCGCGGAGGCCGCGCTCACCCTGGTGGGCTTGGCAGACCGCTTGGAGCACCGGCCGAACGAGCTCTCCGGCGGGCAGCAGCAGCGCGTGGCCGTGGCCCGTGCGCTCGTCACCGCGCCCGCGATGCTGCTCGCCGACGAGCCGACCGGAAATCTGGACAGCCGCAGCACCGAGGAGGTCCTGGCGCTCGTGGACCGGCTCAACGCGTCGGGACGTACCGTCGTCCTCATCACCCACGAGGACGAGGTGGCCCGCCACGCCAAGCGGGTCCTGCGCCTGGTGGACGGGCAGATCGTCGAGGACGTCCGGCAGGCGCCCGTCGCCGGTCCCCCGCCCGCGATGTCCGAGCCGACGCACGCTGTGGCCGGAGGTCTGCGGTGA
- a CDS encoding efflux RND transporter periplasmic adaptor subunit, whose protein sequence is MKVLPRRRRAVLINSVLGVAVLAGAGGAYAAVTGDSGSPARSGARTVAVAKGTVLATVSGSGSLSSPSDAAVNFSTGGRLTEVDVKPGDKVTKGQLLGKVDATAATETLAQSRAALTAAQANVTKAEAGQLSSAPSNGSSSSRGGSAVASAPAATPTVDPAQVAQARAQLTQAQNAVDAAQRAVDGTVLKAPAAGTVASVTAKAGDTVSGTSGGGSGGSVGGNGGSGGNSASSSAGSSSSLSGFVVLTNPSGMQVTANFSEADALKLKPGQAATVTLNAMSGKVLNAQVLSVSSLPVSGGSSSGGGSAGGGSAVQYAATLTITSPTDDLRSGLSAAIQVVVGEASGALSVPTAAVSGTGANRTVTVVKADGTAVRTPVTVGLEGDGTDQIVSGLTEGEQVQLATVSSTGNGGFPGGAFPGGAGAGGARNRGGGSTGVRTGGGGGGRG, encoded by the coding sequence ATGAAGGTGCTCCCACGGCGGCGCAGGGCCGTCCTGATCAACTCGGTGCTCGGAGTGGCGGTCCTCGCGGGCGCCGGCGGCGCGTACGCGGCGGTGACCGGCGACAGCGGCAGTCCGGCGCGCAGCGGCGCGCGGACCGTGGCGGTCGCCAAGGGCACCGTGCTCGCGACCGTGTCCGGCTCGGGCTCGCTGAGCTCGCCGAGCGATGCCGCGGTCAACTTCTCCACGGGCGGCCGGCTCACCGAGGTCGACGTCAAGCCGGGCGACAAGGTCACCAAGGGTCAGCTGCTCGGGAAGGTCGACGCGACCGCCGCGACGGAAACGCTCGCCCAGTCTCGGGCCGCGCTGACGGCGGCCCAGGCCAACGTCACCAAGGCCGAGGCGGGACAGCTGAGTTCGGCGCCGAGCAACGGCTCCTCGTCGTCGCGGGGCGGTTCCGCAGTCGCGTCCGCGCCGGCCGCCACGCCGACCGTCGACCCGGCGCAGGTGGCCCAGGCACGTGCCCAACTCACCCAGGCGCAGAACGCCGTGGACGCCGCGCAGCGCGCGGTCGACGGCACCGTGCTGAAGGCGCCGGCCGCCGGTACGGTCGCTTCCGTCACGGCGAAGGCGGGTGACACGGTCTCCGGCACGAGTGGCGGCGGCAGCGGCGGTTCGGTCGGCGGCAACGGCGGCTCGGGCGGCAACTCCGCCTCCTCCAGCGCTGGTTCCTCGTCTTCCCTCTCCGGTTTCGTGGTGCTCACCAACCCGTCCGGCATGCAGGTCACGGCGAACTTCTCGGAGGCCGACGCTCTCAAGCTGAAGCCCGGGCAGGCTGCGACGGTCACGCTCAACGCCATGTCGGGCAAGGTCCTCAACGCGCAGGTCCTGTCCGTCAGTTCCCTGCCCGTCAGCGGCGGCTCGTCCTCCGGCGGCGGCAGCGCGGGAGGCGGGAGCGCCGTGCAGTACGCGGCGACCCTCACGATCACGAGTCCCACCGACGACCTGCGCAGCGGCCTCAGTGCCGCCATCCAGGTCGTCGTCGGCGAGGCGTCCGGCGCCCTCTCGGTACCGACCGCCGCCGTGTCCGGGACCGGTGCGAACCGTACCGTCACCGTCGTGAAGGCGGACGGCACCGCCGTACGCACGCCGGTCACGGTCGGCCTCGAAGGCGACGGCACCGACCAGATCGTCAGCGGGCTGACCGAGGGCGAGCAGGTGCAGTTGGCCACGGTGTCCTCGACGGGCAACGGCGGTTTCCCCGGCGGCGCCTTCCCCGGCGGTGCCGGAGCCGGCGGCGCCCGCAATCGCGGCGGCGGCAGCACCGGCGTCCGTACCGGCGGGGGCGGGGGTGGCCGCGGATGA
- a CDS encoding DUF3887 domain-containing protein, translating into MPHNVTTLSKRQAAQAVATLALSAGVLLPASGSASAAIQAHAATTTVAGQVAAPSPAAQTPYDRTATQTLDAIVDGNFAAATAHSDATLRKVLTPEALAGAWKTYQATFGRYRSHGDPKDVAVGEYTVVSVPLRMEREAGEFRVSFHKDGSVAGLWLLEPGVPISPVIRQP; encoded by the coding sequence ATGCCGCACAACGTCACAACGCTCAGCAAGAGGCAAGCCGCCCAGGCGGTAGCCACCCTGGCGCTTTCCGCCGGCGTGCTGTTGCCGGCCAGTGGTTCCGCATCGGCCGCGATACAGGCCCACGCCGCCACGACGACGGTCGCGGGCCAGGTCGCGGCTCCATCCCCGGCCGCTCAGACTCCGTATGACCGGACCGCCACTCAGACGCTCGATGCCATCGTGGACGGCAACTTCGCCGCGGCCACGGCCCACTCCGATGCGACGCTGCGCAAGGTACTGACCCCGGAGGCCCTTGCGGGTGCCTGGAAGACCTACCAGGCCACGTTCGGGCGCTACCGGTCGCACGGGGATCCCAAGGACGTTGCCGTGGGCGAGTACACCGTGGTCAGTGTGCCGCTGCGGATGGAGCGTGAGGCCGGGGAGTTCCGCGTGTCCTTCCACAAGGACGGAAGTGTCGCCGGCCTGTGGCTCCTCGAGCCGGGAGTGCCGATCTCGCCGGTCATCCGGCAGCCTTGA
- a CDS encoding SSI family serine proteinase inhibitor: MSIAVRYRIAAVSAAALLSLTGATGIAEAQPASLYAPSAVVLAVAKGENAATVVRASALSCAPTAQGTHPDPQAACSALAATAGSLDTLLAAPDTNRACPMHYDPVTVSADGVWKGSRISWKHTFSNACMMSATFNGNAVFAF; the protein is encoded by the coding sequence GTGAGTATTGCCGTGCGCTACCGCATCGCTGCTGTCTCCGCCGCCGCCCTTCTCTCCCTGACCGGCGCCACCGGCATCGCCGAGGCACAGCCCGCGAGCCTGTACGCCCCCTCCGCCGTGGTCCTCGCCGTCGCCAAGGGCGAGAACGCGGCCACCGTCGTACGGGCGTCCGCCCTCAGCTGCGCACCGACCGCCCAGGGCACGCACCCCGACCCCCAGGCCGCGTGTTCGGCCCTTGCCGCCACCGCCGGCAGCCTCGACACGCTCCTCGCGGCCCCCGACACGAACCGCGCGTGCCCGATGCACTACGACCCCGTCACCGTCAGCGCGGACGGCGTCTGGAAGGGCAGCCGCATCTCCTGGAAGCACACGTTCTCCAACGCGTGCATGATGTCCGCGACCTTCAACGGGAACGCCGTCTTCGCGTTCTGA
- a CDS encoding RICIN domain-containing protein, whose translation MRKHTRARRLLTAPTVLLAGSLVLLPDAAVAQATAAASPARISGTFQLVNAQTGKCATVAGGVSPANNLQLVQFTCDTHPSRRWRIPASSSTTNQIINLQTGKCATVAGGVSTDNNVQLVQFTCDTHPSRRWSITNRDSSGSVQLVNAQTGKCATVAGGVSRENNLPLVQFTCDRHPSRRWFLRTGVPID comes from the coding sequence ATGCGCAAACACACCCGTGCGCGTCGGCTTCTCACGGCGCCGACCGTTCTTCTCGCCGGGAGCCTCGTCCTGTTGCCCGATGCCGCGGTCGCACAGGCAACCGCAGCGGCCTCCCCGGCACGGATTTCGGGAACGTTCCAGCTCGTGAACGCGCAGACCGGCAAGTGTGCGACCGTCGCGGGCGGCGTCTCCCCGGCCAACAACCTCCAACTGGTCCAGTTCACCTGTGACACACACCCGTCGCGGCGCTGGCGCATCCCTGCCTCGAGCAGCACCACCAACCAGATCATCAACTTGCAGACCGGCAAGTGCGCGACCGTGGCGGGCGGGGTCTCCACCGACAACAACGTCCAACTGGTCCAGTTCACTTGTGACACCCACCCCTCACGCCGCTGGAGCATCACCAACCGGGACAGCTCGGGCTCCGTCCAGCTCGTGAACGCGCAGACGGGCAAGTGCGCGACCGTCGCGGGCGGCGTCTCCCGGGAGAACAACCTCCCGCTGGTCCAGTTCACGTGCGACAGGCACCCGTCGCGCCGCTGGTTCCTGCGGACCGGAGTGCCCATCGACTGA
- a CDS encoding serine hydrolase domain-containing protein gives MSEQVAQTFRSSTRQQGGRRRALSAAAAVAVGVMTLGALAPPAAFAAARPDTVRQGLNALVRDDGLPAALASVKDRDGRTRTYTAGVGDLTTGSKVPDDGQVRIGSNTKVFTAVVVLQLVGEGKIGLDATVDGYLPGLVRGEGFDGRHITVRQLLQHTSGLPDYEALVDEDIRQHRYLDPRDLLDIAFQRKADFAPGTSWGYSNTNYLLAGLIIQKVTGRPLAEEMDKRVIQRIGLRHTYFPAPGDMAIREPHPRGYHKDSADAPLRDVTEIDPSVGWAAGQLISTNSDLNRFFTALLAGHLLPAAQLAQMRTTVPIGDTGAGYGLGLMSRPLSCGGVYWGHGGDINGFETRGGVTDDGRAASVAVTLIPPDYTTTEHIESVVDTALCR, from the coding sequence ATGTCCGAGCAGGTGGCGCAGACGTTTCGTTCTTCCACGCGGCAGCAGGGCGGCCGGCGCCGAGCCCTGTCGGCCGCGGCCGCGGTGGCCGTCGGCGTCATGACGCTGGGCGCTCTGGCGCCGCCCGCGGCATTCGCCGCCGCCCGACCGGACACCGTCCGGCAGGGCCTCAACGCCCTGGTACGGGACGACGGCCTGCCCGCCGCGCTGGCGAGCGTCAAGGACCGCGATGGCCGCACCCGTACCTACACCGCGGGGGTGGGTGACCTGACCACCGGGTCGAAGGTGCCTGACGACGGACAGGTGAGGATCGGCAGCAACACCAAGGTGTTCACCGCGGTGGTCGTGCTGCAACTGGTCGGCGAGGGGAAGATCGGCCTGGACGCCACGGTCGACGGCTACCTGCCGGGCCTCGTACGCGGGGAGGGGTTCGACGGACGCCACATCACGGTCCGTCAGCTCCTGCAGCACACCAGCGGGCTCCCCGACTACGAGGCACTCGTCGACGAGGACATCCGTCAGCACCGGTACCTTGACCCCCGTGACCTCCTGGACATCGCTTTCCAGCGCAAGGCCGACTTCGCCCCCGGGACGAGCTGGGGGTACAGCAACACGAACTACCTGCTGGCCGGCCTGATCATCCAGAAGGTCACGGGCCGCCCCCTCGCCGAGGAGATGGACAAGCGCGTCATCCAACGCATCGGGCTGCGCCACACCTATTTCCCCGCCCCGGGTGACATGGCCATCCGAGAGCCCCATCCCCGGGGCTACCACAAGGATTCAGCAGACGCGCCCCTGCGCGACGTCACGGAGATAGACCCTTCCGTGGGCTGGGCGGCGGGCCAGTTGATCTCCACCAATTCCGACCTCAACCGGTTCTTCACCGCACTGCTGGCCGGCCATCTCCTCCCGGCGGCCCAGCTCGCCCAGATGCGCACCACCGTCCCCATCGGGGACACCGGCGCCGGCTACGGACTGGGGCTCATGAGCAGGCCGCTGTCCTGCGGCGGTGTCTACTGGGGTCACGGCGGCGACATCAACGGATTCGAGACCCGGGGCGGAGTCACCGACGACGGCCGCGCCGCCAGCGTCGCGGTGACCCTCATCCCGCCCGACTACACCACCACGGAGCACATCGAGAGTGTGGTGGACACGGCCCTGTGCCGCTGA